A region of Vigna radiata var. radiata cultivar VC1973A chromosome 10, Vradiata_ver6, whole genome shotgun sequence DNA encodes the following proteins:
- the LOC106775880 gene encoding serine hydroxymethyltransferase 3, chloroplastic, with the protein MQACTMMGSLQQSVWTKGMGFPAKGYGNNSGFVSEVKFWNMKPCKASPVEGSLVTGKPSSLSFSVPEIGGDGSSFLDHGLTEADPEVRAIIDKEKDRQFKSLELIASENFTSRAVMEAVGSCLTNKYSEGLPGKRYYGGNEYIDELETLCQQRALAAFHVDGNKWGVNVQPLSGSPANFAVYTAVLKPHDRIMGLDLPHGGHLSHGFMTPKKRVSATSIYFESMPYRLDESTGLIDYDMLEKTANLFRPKLIIAGFSAYPRDIDYPRMRKIADEVGAFLMMDMAHISGLVAASVLASPFDYCDIVTTTTHKSLRGPRGGMIFFKKDPVHGVDLEPAINNSVFPGLQGGPHNHTIGGLAVCLKYAQSPEFKNYQNQVVANCRALAQRLIEHGYKLVSGGSDNHLVLVDLRPSGLDGARVEKILDMASITLNKNSVPGDKSALVPGGIRIGAPAMTTRGLGEKEFALIADLIHEGVQISLEAKSLVSGTKLQEFLKFVSSSEFPLREKISDLRRKVEALTTQYPIPGV; encoded by the exons ATGCAAGCCTGTACAATGATGGGTTCTCTGCAACAATCTGTTTGGACCAAGGGGATGGGTTTCCCTGCAAAGGGGTATGGCAATAACTCTGGGTTTGTATCTGAAGTGAAGTTCTGGAATATGAAGCCATGCAAAGCTTCCCCTGTTGAAGGGAGTTTAGTCACTGGGAAACCGTCGTCTCTGTCTTTCTCTGTTCCTGAAATTGGAG GTGATGGAAGTAGCTTCTTGGACCATGGCTTGACTGAAGCCGATCCTGAGGTTCGTGCAATTATTGACAAGGAGAAGGACCGGCAATTTAAAAGTCTCGAGCTTATTGCTTCTGAGAATTTTACATCTAGAGCTGTGATGGAAGCAGTTGGTTCATGCCTCACAAACAAGTATTCAGAAGGATTGCCGGGTAAAAG GTACTATGGTGGGAATGAGTACATTGATGAGCTCGAAACCCTATGCCAACAAAGGGCACTGGCTGCATTTCACGTGGATGGAAATAAATGGGGTGTTAATGTTCAACCATTATCTGGATCCCCAGCTAATTTTGCAGTATACACTGCTGTTCTTAAACCACATGATCGAATTATG GGTTTGGACTTGCCTCATGGAGGACATTTGTCTCATGGATTCATGACGCCTAAAAAACGTGTATCTGctacttcaatttattttgaatctATGCCTTATCGACTTGACGAATCAACAG GTCTAATTGATTATGATATGCTGGAGAAAACTGCTAATCTCTTCAGGCCAAAGCTGATTATTGCGGGGTTTAGTGCTTATCCTCGGGACATTGATTACCCTCGCATGAGAAAA ATTGCAGATGAAGTAGGAGCTTTTCTTATGATGGATATGGCTCATATAAGTGGGCTTGTTGCTGCATCTGTACTTGCTAGTCCCTTTGACTATTGTGATATAGTGACCACCACAACCCACAAG TCTTTAAGAGGTCCAAGAGGTGGTATGATATTCTTCAAGAAAGATCCTGTGCATGGGGTTGATCTGGAGCCCGCCATTAACAATTCTGTTTTTCCCGGTCTACAG GGGGGTCCTCATAACCACACAATTGGAGGACTAGCAGTTTGCTTGAAGTATGCGCAGTCTCCAGAGTTTAAAAATTACCAGAATCAG GTGGTTGCTAACTGTAGAGCTCTTGCTCAGCGGTTAATTGAGCACGGATATAAACTGGTTTCTGGTGGTAGTGACAATCACCTGGTTCTTGTTGATCTAAGGCCTTCT GGTCTTGATGGTGCTCGGGTGGAGAAAATTCTTGATATGGCTTCTATAACCCTCAACAAAAATTCAGTGCCTG GTGATAAGAGTGCCCTTGTTCCGGGAGGCATTCGCATTGGGGCACCTGCAATGACAACAAGAGGACTTGGTGAGAAAGAATTCGCACTAATTGCAGATTTAATTCATGAGGGAGTGCAAATAAGTCTTGAAGCCAAAAGTTTGGTCTCAGGAACGAAGCTCCAAGAGTTTTTGAAGTTTGTATCATCTTCTGAATTTCCCTTGAGGGAGAAGATCTCAGATTTGCGCAGGAAAGTTGAAGCTCTTACTACTCAGTATCCTATACCTGGAGTCTAA
- the LOC106775029 gene encoding eukaryotic translation initiation factor 4E-1 yields the protein MVVEDSQKSTITDDQNPSRVDNDDDDLEDGEILEDADDAASAASKPPSALLRNPHPLENSWTFWFDSPSAKSKQAAWGSSIRPIYTFATVEEFWSIYNNIHHPSKLGVWADFHCFKYKIEPKWEDPICANGGKWTMTFQRGKSDTSWLYTLLAMIGEQFDHGDEICGAVVNVRSRQDKISIWTKNASNEAAQMSIGKQWKEFLDYNETIGFIFHEDAKKHERSAKNKYVI from the exons ATGGTTGTGGAAGATTCACAAAAATCAACTATCACCGATGACCAAAACCCTAGCAGGGTCGACAACGACGACGACGATCTCGAAGATGGGGAGATCCTCGAAGATGCCGACGACGCTGCCTCCGCTGCCTCCAAGCCTCCGTCCGCACTCCTCCGCAACCCCCACCCTCTCGAGAATTCCTGGACCTTCTGGTTCGACAGCCCTTCTGCCAAGTCCAAACAAGCCGCATGGGGCAGTTCCATCCGACCCATATACACCTTCGCCACCGTCGAAGAGTTTTGGAG CATTTACAATAACATTCACCACCCGAGCAAGTTGGGTGTGTGGGCAGACTTTCACTGCTTCAAGTATAAGATCGAGCCTAAATGGGAGGACCCTATCTGCGCGAATGGTGGAAAATGGACCATGACTTTTCAAAGAGGAAAATCTGATACTAGTTGGCTATATACG TTGTTGGCAATGATTGGAGAACAGTTTGATCACGGAGATGAAATTTGTGGAGCTGTCGTGAATGTCAGAAGTAGGCAAGATAAAATTTCTATTTGGACTAAGAATGCTTCGAATGAAGCTGCTCAG ATGAGCATTGGAAAGCAGTGGAAGGAGTTTCTTGATTACAATGAGACAATAGGCTTTATATTTCAT GAGGATGCAAAGAAGCATGAGAGGAGTGCTAAAAATAAATACGTGATATGA